A single genomic interval of Stieleria maiorica harbors:
- the atpE gene encoding ATP synthase F0 subunit C encodes MFEFAMMLAQEAAEFGKMGVGIGIGLVILGAGWGIGRIGGGAVEAIARQPEASGTISTQMLISAALIEGVTVIALILMYLL; translated from the coding sequence ATGTTTGAATTCGCAATGATGCTGGCTCAAGAGGCTGCAGAATTTGGCAAGATGGGTGTCGGTATCGGCATCGGCCTCGTGATTTTGGGTGCCGGCTGGGGCATCGGCCGCATCGGTGGCGGTGCGGTGGAAGCGATCGCTCGCCAACCCGAAGCGAGCGGAACGATCAGCACGCAGATGCTGATTTCGGCCGCACTGATCGAAGGTGTGACCGTGATCGCGTTGATCCTGATGTACCTGCTGTAG
- the atpB gene encoding F0F1 ATP synthase subunit A, giving the protein MNLLFASADDPLSHVVPHALHHEPLFTVSVGGPETNIPALFIKDGQYSFYITNHLMMTAVTAIAVILVFCYVATKIRVKGEGLQAYQTKGRLAQLFETVCWFIRDEVARPNLHDLTDKYIPYIWTVFFFILFSNVLGLVPFGSGLHMAGLIWSDHASEYGHFGGTATGNLSLNAMLAICSFIAILFIGIRETGAKAFFSHFNPIGWDGPKAMSFGIGLPLYVLEWLGLLIKCVVLAMRLFGTMMAGHLVVAAIVGLVFTAASVSHLLGYGVGIAVVLGCVVLTLLELFICMLQAFIFTFLTVLFISTVAAHHGDHGHEHEHDPLSDESQMDLDKLIEPTRLAGLADA; this is encoded by the coding sequence ATGAATCTGTTATTCGCATCTGCCGATGATCCACTTTCGCACGTCGTGCCCCACGCGTTGCACCACGAGCCGCTGTTTACGGTCAGCGTGGGTGGTCCCGAGACGAACATCCCGGCGTTGTTCATCAAGGACGGCCAGTACAGTTTCTACATCACCAATCACCTGATGATGACGGCCGTCACGGCGATCGCGGTCATCTTGGTGTTTTGCTATGTCGCGACCAAGATTCGGGTCAAGGGCGAAGGCTTGCAGGCCTACCAGACCAAAGGTCGCCTGGCCCAGTTGTTCGAGACCGTTTGCTGGTTCATCCGCGACGAAGTGGCGCGTCCGAACTTGCACGACCTGACCGACAAATACATCCCGTACATCTGGACGGTGTTCTTTTTCATCCTGTTCTCCAACGTGCTGGGACTGGTTCCGTTCGGCAGCGGTCTGCACATGGCCGGGTTGATCTGGAGCGACCACGCCAGCGAGTACGGGCATTTCGGGGGCACCGCGACGGGCAACCTGTCGCTCAACGCGATGCTGGCGATTTGCAGCTTTATCGCGATCTTGTTCATCGGGATTCGGGAGACGGGTGCCAAGGCATTCTTCTCTCACTTCAACCCGATCGGCTGGGACGGCCCCAAGGCGATGTCCTTCGGGATCGGATTGCCGTTGTACGTCTTGGAGTGGCTGGGATTGCTGATCAAGTGCGTCGTGCTTGCGATGCGGCTTTTCGGCACGATGATGGCGGGCCACCTGGTGGTCGCTGCGATCGTCGGGCTGGTATTCACCGCCGCATCGGTGTCGCACTTGCTGGGCTATGGCGTCGGCATCGCGGTCGTCCTGGGCTGTGTCGTGCTGACGCTGTTGGAGTTGTTCATCTGCATGCTCCAGGCCTTCATTTTTACCTTCCTGACCGTACTGTTCATTTCGACCGTTGCGGCACACCATGGCGATCATGGCCATGAACACGAGCACGATCCGTTGAGCGACGAGTCTCAAATGGATCTGGATAAGTTGATTGAGCCGACTCGCTTGGCCGGTTTGGCCGACGCGTGA
- a CDS encoding AtpZ/AtpI family protein: MPQQDRSPDRPPRRREPAGRTPRTARGQAPVWIRMAGAGLELAFITIVFGAIGAAIDRQLQAARPVCSAIGGLLGFTLGMIRFIRLATSTSNLQRQIETSGSAAQAPGRVNEQPPGEQPPGDAVAADDDGGGDDRADETP; this comes from the coding sequence ATGCCGCAGCAGGATCGATCGCCGGATCGGCCGCCGCGGCGGCGAGAGCCGGCCGGCCGAACCCCACGCACCGCGAGGGGACAGGCGCCGGTCTGGATCCGCATGGCCGGCGCCGGTTTAGAACTCGCCTTCATCACGATCGTGTTCGGTGCCATCGGTGCCGCGATCGACCGCCAGTTGCAAGCAGCCCGCCCGGTCTGCTCCGCCATCGGGGGATTGCTCGGCTTTACCCTGGGCATGATCCGGTTCATTCGCCTGGCGACTTCGACGTCGAACCTGCAACGGCAGATCGAGACGTCCGGGTCGGCCGCTCAGGCGCCCGGACGGGTCAACGAACAGCCTCCGGGCGAACAGCCTCCGGGCGACGCGGTTGCTGCCGACGATGACGGCGGCGGCGATGACCGTGCCGACGAAACACCTTGA
- a CDS encoding DUF4912 domain-containing protein, whose protein sequence is MRAPKVSAKTARIRAQLRRQKEQAEKHRDLSTGTLVGGSAVQNGPQRTRAGEPHRDRIVLMVRDSYWLQATWEITRASVARAESSLAERWHTAKPVLRVMEVEDVANNIAETVQRDIPIHGGVDTWYIDVQEPPTRFRVAIGYITSDDHFHPICRSNIVETPSPGECERLDEHWHDIADDYERIYSLSGGYDTDGGDLKEIFEERLHRSMPTRGSQGQLTADPTLLRQSKLPFEVDAELIVFGRTASGSSVSLGGRPVKLQSDGTFTVRMKLPDKRQVLPVTAESRDGMRQRTTVIAVERNTKVMEAVDVKDNM, encoded by the coding sequence ATGCGGGCCCCCAAGGTTTCGGCAAAAACCGCCCGCATCCGGGCCCAATTGCGTCGGCAGAAGGAGCAAGCGGAAAAGCACCGCGACCTGTCCACCGGCACCCTGGTCGGCGGATCGGCAGTCCAGAACGGCCCCCAGCGGACGCGGGCCGGCGAGCCCCACCGCGATCGCATCGTGCTGATGGTCCGCGATTCCTACTGGTTGCAAGCGACCTGGGAAATCACTCGGGCAAGCGTCGCCCGAGCGGAGTCGTCGCTGGCCGAACGCTGGCACACAGCCAAGCCTGTTTTGCGGGTGATGGAAGTCGAAGACGTGGCCAACAACATCGCCGAGACCGTCCAACGCGACATCCCGATCCACGGCGGCGTGGATACCTGGTACATCGATGTCCAGGAGCCCCCGACGCGATTCCGCGTCGCCATCGGCTACATCACCTCGGATGACCATTTCCATCCGATCTGCCGCAGCAACATCGTCGAAACGCCCAGCCCCGGCGAGTGCGAACGCCTGGACGAGCACTGGCACGACATCGCCGACGACTACGAACGAATCTATTCGCTCAGCGGTGGCTACGACACCGACGGCGGCGACCTGAAGGAGATCTTCGAAGAGCGGCTGCATCGTTCGATGCCGACACGCGGCTCACAAGGCCAGTTGACTGCTGATCCGACGTTGCTGCGTCAAAGCAAGTTGCCTTTCGAAGTCGACGCGGAATTGATCGTGTTCGGCCGAACCGCATCGGGGTCCTCGGTTTCGCTGGGCGGTCGTCCGGTCAAACTGCAATCCGACGGAACGTTCACCGTCCGCATGAAGTTGCCCGACAAGCGTCAGGTGTTGCCGGTGACGGCCGAAAGCCGTGATGGCATGCGGCAGCGAACCACCGTGATCGCCGTCGAACGCAATACCAAGGTCATGGAAGCGGTCGACGTCAAGGACAACATGTAG
- a CDS encoding ThuA domain-containing protein: MPRNLLASVCSALLLLIVATTGSAADSKPLRILLITSGCCHDYDFQTKSLQLAFENAGVAANWTVVNEGGTGTDAQIDFYGQSDWAKNFDVCIHNECFAKTTDADYIRTITGPHFEGLPAVVIHCAMHTYRDATIDDWRQLLGVTSRRHDHKSSYKVDVKARDHPIMKSFPDGHTIQFDELYIIEKLWPTATALATSISEKDGKEHPVIWTNQYGKARVFGTTYGHSNETFQDKVFLNLIVDGTVWAAGK, from the coding sequence ATGCCACGCAACCTCCTCGCCTCCGTCTGCTCCGCCCTGCTTCTCTTGATTGTGGCGACAACCGGCTCGGCAGCCGACTCCAAACCGCTCCGCATCCTGCTGATCACCAGCGGTTGCTGCCACGACTATGACTTTCAGACCAAGTCGCTACAGCTGGCGTTCGAAAACGCCGGGGTCGCGGCCAACTGGACGGTGGTCAATGAAGGCGGTACGGGGACGGACGCGCAAATTGACTTTTATGGCCAGTCGGATTGGGCCAAGAACTTTGACGTCTGCATTCACAACGAGTGTTTTGCCAAGACGACCGACGCCGATTACATCCGCACGATCACCGGGCCGCACTTCGAAGGCTTGCCGGCGGTCGTGATCCACTGTGCCATGCACACCTATCGCGATGCGACCATCGACGACTGGCGTCAACTGCTCGGCGTGACCAGCCGGCGACACGACCACAAAAGCTCATACAAAGTCGACGTGAAGGCCAGAGATCACCCGATCATGAAGTCCTTTCCCGACGGCCACACGATCCAGTTCGACGAGCTGTACATCATCGAAAAACTTTGGCCGACCGCGACCGCCTTGGCGACCAGCATAAGTGAAAAGGATGGCAAAGAACATCCCGTGATCTGGACCAACCAGTACGGCAAGGCCCGCGTGTTCGGCACCACCTACGGCCACTCCAACGAGACCTTCCAAGACAAGGTCTTTCTGAACCTGATCGTCGATGGCACCGTTTGGGCCGCGGGGAAGTGA
- a CDS encoding serine/threonine-protein kinase, with product MSDTPCPRCGTPIPTDPASADSAAPAQCPRCLLRPPWDKPHPVAITLGPGQSFVPPSIEELSGQISGYEVEALIGQGGMGAVYLGRQKSLDRAVAIKILPPQIAERAGFRERFAQEGRALAKLNHPNIVSVHDFGQAGPYAMLVMELVEGANLREVLAQGRLSPAEALEIIPQLCDALAYAHDEGVVHRDIKPENLLFDSRGRLKITDFGLAKLVANKTAVDAEEGTTAESESPAPDPTQGVVGTVHYMAPEQLENPRSVDHRADIYALGVVFYEMLTGELPIGRFEPPSQLLNGAASRQIPKVSIDVRLDDVVLRALEKHPEKRYATASAVMHDLDEIEKTPHQTAQAATSPDDPWQRVHATVHRAGNVASEYASTSMETTGTWISQAVNRRLTNPRVEVPAYIALGIAIVGAVGTSMWLGVPRGEAMALLWCGLTTFLAIVFARVSLARESESGSPQTFLVSRLVLGGAYLIIALPILIAPIIASVALWVEIYDEPRDIGRMGWIRDWVQVVSTTVVATAASWLLLLGAHAVFPKLLAVVFRPFVTTTTRLATIPLAIGLIALIGGGVVTAHQFPYLSYTPGIPVEESNWDKLSPRDFKEMQRELNERRLAEGDSLQ from the coding sequence ATGTCCGACACACCCTGTCCCCGCTGTGGCACGCCGATCCCGACCGACCCGGCGTCCGCTGATTCTGCAGCCCCAGCACAATGCCCACGCTGTTTGCTGCGACCGCCCTGGGACAAGCCGCATCCGGTCGCGATCACACTCGGACCCGGCCAAAGCTTTGTCCCGCCGTCGATCGAAGAATTGTCCGGGCAGATCAGCGGCTACGAAGTCGAAGCGTTGATCGGGCAAGGCGGCATGGGCGCGGTCTACTTGGGCCGACAGAAGTCGCTCGATCGCGCCGTGGCGATCAAGATCCTGCCCCCGCAAATCGCCGAACGCGCCGGTTTTCGCGAGCGGTTTGCCCAGGAGGGCCGGGCGCTGGCCAAACTCAATCATCCCAACATTGTTTCCGTTCATGATTTCGGCCAAGCCGGCCCCTACGCCATGTTGGTGATGGAATTGGTCGAAGGGGCCAACCTGCGCGAAGTCCTGGCCCAGGGCAGGCTGTCACCGGCTGAAGCGCTCGAGATCATCCCGCAACTTTGCGACGCGCTGGCCTATGCCCACGACGAAGGCGTCGTGCATCGCGACATCAAACCGGAAAACCTGCTCTTCGACAGCCGCGGGCGGTTGAAGATCACCGATTTCGGGCTCGCCAAGTTGGTGGCCAACAAAACCGCCGTTGATGCCGAAGAGGGCACAACGGCCGAAAGCGAATCTCCGGCGCCCGATCCAACACAAGGTGTCGTGGGGACGGTGCATTACATGGCGCCCGAGCAGTTGGAAAACCCACGTTCGGTCGATCATCGCGCCGACATCTACGCACTCGGCGTGGTGTTCTACGAAATGCTGACCGGTGAACTTCCGATCGGCCGATTCGAACCACCCAGCCAGCTCCTAAACGGTGCAGCGTCCCGGCAGATCCCAAAGGTTTCGATCGACGTGCGGCTGGACGACGTAGTGTTGCGGGCGCTGGAAAAGCACCCCGAAAAACGCTACGCCACGGCTTCGGCGGTGATGCACGATCTGGATGAAATTGAAAAGACTCCGCATCAAACGGCGCAGGCCGCTACATCGCCCGACGATCCCTGGCAACGCGTTCACGCGACGGTGCACCGCGCGGGAAACGTCGCCAGCGAATATGCATCGACATCGATGGAAACGACGGGCACGTGGATTTCGCAGGCTGTCAATCGCAGGCTGACCAACCCCCGCGTGGAAGTCCCCGCCTACATCGCCCTGGGGATCGCCATCGTCGGCGCGGTGGGCACCTCCATGTGGCTCGGTGTCCCGCGCGGCGAAGCGATGGCGCTGCTCTGGTGCGGGCTGACGACGTTCTTGGCGATTGTTTTTGCAAGAGTCTCGCTGGCGCGCGAGTCGGAATCCGGAAGCCCGCAAACGTTTCTCGTCAGCCGGCTGGTCCTCGGCGGAGCGTATCTGATCATCGCCCTTCCGATCTTGATCGCTCCGATCATCGCCTCGGTTGCCCTGTGGGTCGAAATCTATGACGAACCTCGTGACATCGGCCGAATGGGCTGGATACGTGATTGGGTCCAGGTGGTTTCAACGACGGTCGTCGCGACGGCCGCGTCATGGCTGCTTCTGCTCGGAGCGCACGCCGTGTTTCCAAAACTGCTGGCCGTCGTCTTTCGCCCCTTCGTCACCACCACCACTCGGCTCGCGACCATACCACTGGCAATCGGATTGATCGCCCTGATCGGCGGTGGCGTCGTCACGGCTCATCAGTTTCCGTACCTGAGCTACACCCCCGGGATCCCAGTCGAGGAATCGAACTGGGACAAGCTGTCGCCGAGAGACTTTAAAGAAATGCAACGCGAACTGAACGAACGTCGGCTCGCCGAAGGCGACAGTCTGCAGTGA
- a CDS encoding RNA polymerase sigma factor: MTLAGRLPSTRWSLVVRAGVISGDASDRQLARQSLEELCAIYWPALYGYLRRRGRSRQDSEDLIQGFFANLLERDSIAAADASRGRFRAFLYSSLDHYVANEHRRETAVKRGGTVSTFSIDAESFDNADRSVGTDGIADQNADPAALFDRQWALCLIRQTIAELRREYEAKGKGEWFAKLAPMLTSTDTDAPSRTQLAADLGLSATALKVAIHRLRATYRARLLEAVAQTVENPDDSGRERQWLFDALGRH, from the coding sequence ATGACACTTGCCGGACGACTTCCCTCGACGCGTTGGAGCCTGGTCGTTCGCGCGGGCGTGATCTCGGGGGATGCGTCGGATCGTCAACTCGCGCGGCAATCGCTCGAGGAACTTTGCGCGATCTATTGGCCGGCGCTCTACGGTTACCTTCGCCGTCGCGGTCGGTCGCGGCAGGATTCCGAGGACTTGATCCAGGGGTTCTTTGCCAACTTACTGGAACGTGATTCGATCGCCGCCGCCGACGCGTCACGAGGTCGGTTTCGGGCATTCTTGTACAGCTCGCTTGATCATTACGTGGCCAACGAACATCGTCGCGAAACAGCAGTCAAGCGAGGCGGCACCGTTTCCACGTTTTCGATCGACGCGGAATCGTTTGACAACGCGGATCGTTCGGTTGGCACCGACGGCATCGCGGATCAAAACGCAGACCCGGCCGCTCTGTTTGACCGCCAGTGGGCGCTGTGTCTGATCCGTCAAACGATTGCCGAACTGCGACGGGAATACGAAGCAAAGGGCAAAGGGGAGTGGTTTGCCAAACTGGCACCGATGCTGACTTCGACCGACACCGATGCCCCCTCGCGCACACAACTCGCTGCCGATCTGGGATTGTCCGCAACGGCACTCAAGGTCGCGATTCATCGGCTGAGGGCAACGTACCGCGCTCGATTGCTGGAAGCGGTCGCTCAAACGGTTGAAAACCCCGACGACTCCGGTCGCGAGCGACAATGGTTGTTCGATGCACTTGGTCGGCACTAA
- a CDS encoding NHL repeat-containing protein, whose translation MNSRHRFPSPALLLASAFTVHLAAGVVATHAQAPHTRSWSVFAGTGKADSAIAVTPSDPTQVALQNVYGIEVTGDGIYFSTVDDHSIWKCDHDGTQIQRVAGTGEKGLSGDGGPAIKATFNAPHEIRADRDGNLFVADTRNHCIRRIDAATGVIETIAGDGVDGFRGDGQTGDKARFSQPHSIVLDGEGGLLVADTTNHRLRRIDLETRIVMTISGDGRRELPVEGKPASDVSVFGPRSLAIDEQAIWLVLREGNSVWRIDRKTNRINRVAGTGQKGHDGDGGDPLSATFRGPKGIAVDSTGNLLVVDTENHAMRYVDLGRNVIETMQIPFPMKRPHGTAVLSRPGKGDVYFVSDSEHHRVLAGR comes from the coding sequence GTGAACTCCCGCCACCGTTTTCCATCCCCTGCACTTCTTCTCGCATCGGCCTTCACCGTTCATCTCGCCGCCGGCGTCGTCGCCACACACGCCCAAGCCCCCCACACCCGATCCTGGTCCGTCTTTGCCGGCACCGGAAAAGCAGACTCAGCGATCGCGGTCACACCTTCCGATCCCACGCAAGTCGCGCTGCAAAACGTTTATGGGATCGAAGTCACCGGCGATGGGATCTATTTCAGCACCGTCGACGATCACTCGATTTGGAAATGCGATCACGACGGGACACAGATCCAACGCGTCGCCGGGACCGGTGAAAAAGGACTCAGCGGCGACGGCGGGCCGGCGATCAAGGCGACCTTCAACGCGCCGCACGAAATCCGTGCCGACCGAGACGGCAACCTGTTCGTCGCCGACACACGCAATCACTGCATCCGACGGATTGATGCGGCGACCGGTGTGATCGAGACGATCGCCGGGGATGGTGTCGATGGTTTTCGCGGTGACGGCCAGACCGGCGACAAGGCACGCTTCAGCCAGCCCCACAGCATTGTGCTCGATGGCGAGGGCGGCTTGTTGGTCGCCGACACGACCAATCATCGCTTGCGGCGAATCGATTTGGAAACCCGGATCGTGATGACCATTTCCGGCGATGGCCGACGTGAATTGCCCGTCGAGGGTAAGCCGGCCTCCGACGTGTCCGTGTTCGGCCCGCGGTCGCTGGCCATCGACGAGCAAGCGATTTGGTTGGTGCTGCGCGAAGGCAACAGCGTCTGGAGGATCGATCGCAAAACGAATCGTATCAACCGCGTCGCCGGGACCGGACAAAAAGGTCACGATGGAGACGGTGGAGATCCATTGTCAGCAACGTTCCGCGGCCCCAAAGGCATCGCCGTCGATTCGACAGGCAATCTGCTGGTCGTCGACACGGAAAACCATGCGATGCGGTACGTCGACCTGGGGAGAAACGTGATCGAGACGATGCAGATTCCGTTTCCGATGAAACGCCCCCACGGCACGGCCGTGTTATCACGACCCGGCAAAGGCGACGTGTACTTTGTTTCCGATTCGGAACACCACCGCGTGCTGGCCGGCCGGTGA
- a CDS encoding RtcB family protein codes for MMTVTGEALATLPAGADLSPITVIGTEPIRQSFGGETLTQAINSRRAPGVSRVVLNPDAHVGYGAPVGCVMVSPTHIYPGPVGVDIKCSMSLLQMDLPADAIDALPLRKQIIRAICKRVPTGAGRGQRHAPKSRSIDGKLGFKIATEGASKQVLKKLGIPKSWADACEDAYHTAPDGSSDTLAARLEWMGRTRDKLDRIESKYRQLGSYGGGNHFGEAEVVHVLDSQRAIAEAFGLKDGCVAFLSHCGSRGFGHDLAVAQFRTLKTAFQKQGLAFPAGDPQLVYAPVDSPEGRDYLCDMAMGANFATVNHLLINDLVLEAFREVFPGVRGELVYFISHNIARQEPIDGTVQWVHRKGATRALPAGHPQLVGTRFESTGHPILLPGNPRDGSSVMVAGEGASAAAYSVNHGAGRRLSRTKAKKQLVQHEIDQGLAEHDVVSNCSVYPRDEAPDAYKDFEEVLGSVRKAGLAEEVARLKAKFVIKDGAAADD; via the coding sequence ATGATGACGGTCACCGGCGAGGCGTTGGCGACGCTGCCGGCCGGCGCGGACCTTTCGCCGATCACGGTGATCGGAACCGAGCCGATTCGTCAATCCTTCGGCGGCGAAACGCTGACCCAGGCGATCAACAGTCGCCGCGCCCCGGGCGTTTCGCGTGTGGTGCTCAATCCCGACGCCCACGTCGGCTATGGCGCTCCGGTCGGTTGCGTGATGGTTTCACCGACGCACATTTATCCCGGCCCGGTCGGCGTGGACATCAAGTGCAGCATGAGTCTGCTGCAGATGGACCTTCCCGCCGATGCAATCGATGCGCTGCCCCTGCGAAAACAGATCATTCGCGCGATCTGCAAACGCGTTCCCACCGGCGCCGGCCGCGGCCAACGACACGCACCCAAGTCAAGAAGCATCGACGGCAAACTCGGTTTCAAAATCGCGACCGAAGGCGCATCGAAGCAGGTGCTGAAGAAACTCGGGATCCCAAAGTCGTGGGCCGATGCCTGCGAAGATGCCTACCACACCGCGCCCGACGGCTCCAGCGACACGCTGGCGGCGCGGCTGGAGTGGATGGGGCGGACCCGAGACAAATTGGATCGGATTGAATCCAAGTATCGCCAACTAGGTAGCTATGGCGGCGGCAATCATTTCGGCGAAGCCGAAGTCGTGCACGTCCTCGACTCGCAGCGCGCGATCGCCGAAGCCTTTGGACTCAAAGATGGCTGCGTCGCCTTTTTGTCCCATTGCGGGTCACGCGGGTTCGGGCACGACTTGGCCGTCGCGCAGTTCCGGACGTTGAAAACCGCGTTTCAAAAACAGGGGTTGGCGTTTCCCGCCGGCGATCCCCAACTGGTTTACGCCCCCGTCGATTCACCCGAAGGCCGCGATTATTTGTGCGACATGGCGATGGGTGCGAACTTTGCAACCGTCAACCATCTGCTGATCAATGACCTGGTCCTGGAGGCGTTTCGCGAAGTCTTTCCCGGTGTCCGCGGTGAATTGGTCTACTTCATCTCGCACAACATCGCACGCCAAGAACCGATCGACGGGACGGTGCAGTGGGTTCATCGCAAAGGCGCGACGCGTGCCTTGCCGGCCGGGCATCCGCAATTGGTCGGCACGCGGTTCGAATCGACCGGACACCCGATCCTGTTGCCGGGAAATCCCCGCGACGGGTCCAGCGTGATGGTGGCCGGCGAAGGCGCCTCGGCCGCGGCGTATAGCGTCAATCACGGCGCGGGACGACGGCTCAGTCGCACCAAGGCGAAGAAACAGTTGGTACAGCACGAGATCGACCAGGGGCTCGCCGAGCATGACGTGGTCAGCAACTGCAGCGTCTATCCGCGTGACGAAGCCCCCGATGCGTACAAGGATTTCGAAGAGGTGCTCGGCAGCGTTCGCAAAGCGGGATTGGCTGAGGAAGTGGCTCGGTTGAAGGCAAAGTTTGTGATCAAAGACGGCGCGGCGGCGGACGATTAG